The proteins below come from a single Leifsonia sp. 1010 genomic window:
- a CDS encoding sugar ABC transporter permease has protein sequence MTALLPRAAHRTGGAPTVRRRRDDRRVAWLFIAPVLIGFAVFYLYPTVRGVWWSFTDYSLLGDPTFVGIENYTAVLQDKEFWNSMGVTLYYVIVNVTTQTVLALLLAALMHRLTRSVMLRTTLLLPWLVPNVTVGLVWLWLLDTNLGFVNHLITSMGFPAVGFFTNPALGIPTISIVNTWAFTGYTALLFYAGMLQIPADLYESASLDGAGEWRLFTRITLPLLRPVMALVLVVSLIGSFQIFDTVAITTKGGPVNATRVIYYYIYQQAFNFFHMGYAATMAIVLVVILGVLTAVQLRLLRASESQLA, from the coding sequence ATGACAGCCCTGCTCCCGAGAGCCGCGCACCGGACGGGCGGCGCGCCGACGGTACGCCGCCGGCGGGACGACCGCAGAGTCGCCTGGCTCTTCATCGCGCCGGTCCTGATCGGCTTCGCGGTCTTCTACCTCTACCCGACGGTCCGCGGAGTGTGGTGGTCGTTCACCGACTACAGCCTGCTGGGCGACCCGACGTTCGTCGGCATCGAGAACTACACCGCCGTTCTCCAGGACAAGGAGTTCTGGAACTCGATGGGCGTGACGCTCTACTACGTGATCGTCAACGTCACGACGCAGACCGTCCTCGCACTGCTCCTCGCGGCGCTCATGCACCGCCTCACCCGTTCGGTGATGCTGCGGACCACCCTGCTGCTGCCGTGGCTGGTTCCCAACGTCACCGTCGGCCTGGTCTGGCTGTGGCTGCTCGACACCAACCTCGGCTTCGTGAACCACCTGATCACGTCGATGGGCTTCCCCGCGGTCGGCTTCTTCACCAACCCGGCGCTCGGCATCCCTACCATCTCGATCGTCAACACGTGGGCCTTCACCGGCTACACGGCGCTCCTGTTCTACGCGGGGATGCTGCAGATCCCGGCCGATCTGTACGAGAGCGCCTCGCTCGACGGAGCGGGGGAGTGGCGCCTGTTCACCCGCATCACGCTCCCGCTGCTCCGCCCGGTGATGGCCCTCGTGCTCGTGGTCTCGCTGATCGGCTCGTTCCAGATCTTCGACACCGTGGCGATCACGACGAAGGGAGGCCCGGTCAACGCGACACGGGTCATCTACTACTACATCTACCAACAGGCCTTCAACTTCTTCCACATGGGCTACGCCGCGACCATGGCGATCGTCCTGGTGGTCATCCTCGGCGTTCTCACGGCCGTCCAGCTGCGCCTCCTCCGCGCCTCCGAATCCCAGCTCGCCTAG
- a CDS encoding ROK family transcriptional regulator, translated as MAREALIRGVEPAVGSRSLLRRMNSWGILRAVLERPQTMRDLAADSGLSRTAIDAIITDLTDAGWVVASDSSPAGRLGRPAATYRPAPGLGHFLALDIGANHIYAVVTDLTGQVRGHRTTATAESDAAEKRIATALQVGDDLLDGLGLTRADLWAVTIGSPGAISTAGQVLHFGGTGMPGWIGLDLRERFRREYDAAVLVEGDVALGAQAELAIGAARGHTDVVYILCGARTSGASIVNGRVHRGVHGAAGIVGEMPELRWAELNEQYGAAVLGSPRPSREQIFDLARSGDPAAVEAVREFADDLATGAAAMTLAIDPELLIVGGGSSPSADVFLPRLKESLRSIVPLAPTVVASTLGSEAVAMGGISLAADHLAAVLDGAVRERESFPNPSETQALLRG; from the coding sequence ATGGCTCGAGAGGCCCTTATCCGCGGTGTCGAACCCGCCGTCGGCAGCCGCTCCCTGCTGCGGCGGATGAACTCGTGGGGCATCCTGCGCGCGGTGCTCGAGCGTCCGCAGACGATGCGCGACCTCGCGGCGGACTCCGGGCTGTCCCGCACGGCCATCGACGCGATCATCACCGACCTGACGGACGCCGGCTGGGTCGTCGCGTCGGACAGCTCCCCCGCCGGCCGTCTGGGGCGCCCGGCGGCCACGTATCGCCCGGCACCCGGACTCGGGCACTTCCTCGCGCTCGACATCGGCGCCAACCACATCTACGCCGTCGTCACCGACTTGACCGGGCAGGTGCGCGGCCACCGCACAACGGCGACGGCAGAGTCGGACGCCGCCGAGAAGCGGATCGCGACGGCACTCCAGGTCGGAGACGACCTGCTCGACGGGCTCGGCCTCACGCGAGCCGACCTGTGGGCGGTCACCATCGGCTCCCCCGGTGCCATCAGCACGGCGGGCCAGGTGCTTCACTTCGGCGGCACCGGCATGCCGGGGTGGATCGGGCTCGACCTGCGCGAGCGTTTCCGGCGCGAGTACGACGCGGCCGTGCTGGTCGAGGGGGATGTCGCCCTCGGCGCCCAGGCGGAGCTCGCGATCGGAGCCGCCCGCGGTCATACGGACGTCGTCTACATCCTCTGCGGCGCCCGCACGAGTGGCGCCTCCATCGTGAACGGGCGGGTCCACCGCGGCGTCCACGGCGCGGCGGGAATCGTCGGCGAGATGCCGGAACTGCGCTGGGCGGAGCTCAACGAGCAGTACGGAGCCGCGGTGCTGGGCAGCCCGCGACCCAGCCGGGAGCAGATCTTCGACCTGGCGCGCTCGGGCGACCCCGCGGCGGTCGAGGCCGTCCGGGAGTTCGCCGACGACCTGGCCACCGGCGCGGCCGCGATGACGCTGGCGATCGATCCCGAACTCCTGATCGTCGGCGGCGGAAGCTCTCCGAGCGCCGACGTCTTCCTGCCACGGCTCAAAGAATCGCTGCGGTCGATCGTGCCGCTTGCCCCGACCGTCGTCGCCTCCACGCTCGGCTCCGAGGCGGTCGCGATGGGCGGCATCAGCCTGGCGGCCGACCACCTCGCCGCTGTGCTCGACGGAGCCGTGCGCGAGCGCGAGTCGTTCCCGAACCCGTCGGAGACGCAGGCGCTGCTCCGCGGTTGA
- a CDS encoding histidine kinase encodes MTAVLRHVRASEIVTAGATAVLSAVALAAAFAASSAGMLDSVDTVAIPALIVLAAAMTTQSALLILQRRWPMTILIAVSAIPVVVALVAPGPLFTISAVPVVVAVFRAGLLMPARGPLVLGAAASAAAVLAGHLIDTVATGEESLLLAVGAALGQAFVVVGGPLLVSLAIAGQRAARTSQQETVLALEREREALVGEALAQERTAMARELHDIAAHHLSAIALMASAIERQIETRPDAARESIRQVRSQSMAVLADLRRLVGLLRTQDQATDTVKTLETLPSLLDAPRAAGNPVHLEVLPRPSRLLGSGVGPLGQLAVYRMVQESLTNAVVHAASAASVVTIDDRDDRHLTVTVRTDPAVPTASPVARAGSSRGFGIVGMRERAELVGGTLEYGPTPDGGWETRMRVPRDRPDSDAVALGEEAV; translated from the coding sequence ATGACAGCGGTCCTGCGGCACGTTCGCGCCTCGGAGATCGTCACAGCCGGCGCGACAGCGGTCCTCTCCGCTGTCGCGCTGGCGGCCGCGTTCGCGGCCTCCTCCGCCGGCATGCTCGACAGCGTCGACACGGTGGCCATACCCGCTCTCATCGTCCTCGCCGCGGCGATGACGACGCAGTCCGCGTTGCTCATCCTCCAGCGCAGGTGGCCGATGACGATCCTGATCGCGGTCTCGGCGATACCGGTGGTCGTGGCGCTGGTGGCGCCGGGTCCGCTGTTCACCATCTCCGCAGTGCCGGTCGTCGTCGCGGTCTTCCGCGCGGGTCTACTGATGCCCGCGCGCGGCCCATTGGTCCTGGGGGCCGCGGCGTCTGCTGCCGCCGTGCTCGCCGGACATCTGATCGACACGGTCGCGACCGGCGAAGAATCCCTCCTCCTGGCCGTCGGCGCCGCCCTCGGGCAGGCCTTCGTCGTGGTCGGCGGACCGCTCCTGGTCTCGCTCGCCATCGCGGGGCAGCGAGCGGCACGCACGTCGCAGCAGGAGACCGTCCTGGCGCTCGAACGCGAGCGGGAGGCGCTCGTCGGAGAGGCGCTGGCGCAGGAGCGCACGGCGATGGCCCGGGAGCTGCACGACATCGCCGCCCATCACCTGAGTGCCATCGCCCTCATGGCGTCCGCGATCGAGCGTCAGATCGAGACCCGCCCGGATGCCGCCCGGGAGAGCATCCGACAGGTCCGATCGCAGAGCATGGCGGTGCTCGCCGACCTTCGGCGACTGGTCGGCCTTCTGCGCACTCAGGATCAGGCCACCGACACCGTCAAGACCCTGGAAACGCTCCCCTCCCTGCTCGACGCGCCTCGGGCTGCGGGCAATCCCGTCCACCTCGAGGTGCTGCCGCGCCCCTCCCGCCTGCTCGGCTCGGGTGTCGGACCGCTGGGGCAGCTCGCCGTCTACCGCATGGTCCAGGAGTCGCTGACGAACGCGGTGGTCCACGCGGCGTCCGCCGCCTCCGTGGTGACGATCGACGATCGTGACGATCGGCATCTGACGGTCACGGTCCGGACCGACCCGGCCGTGCCCACGGCGAGTCCGGTGGCCCGCGCCGGCAGCTCGAGGGGTTTCGGGATCGTCGGGATGCGCGAGCGGGCCGAGCTCGTGGGCGGAACCCTCGAATACGGGCCGACACCGGACGGCGGTTGGGAGACGCGGATGCGGGTGCCCCGCGACCGGCCCGACTCGGATGCCGTCGCCCTCGGAGAGGAGGCGGTGTGA
- a CDS encoding carbohydrate ABC transporter permease: protein MTMTRPVTPVLTPGAEQPSRPARDTIRRRFSIGRALGWAVLIISLVLTLFPFYWMLKTALTPAADVIRDSGSLFPGSPTLINFARVLGFLTPAQDQAAGGSGASINFLLYLWNSIIYCSLIGFFQTLFCAMGGYAFARLRFPGRNALFAVLIAALMVPGIFTLLPNFVLVRDLGLLNNIFGMVAPSLLMTPFALFFLRQFFLNIPVDVEEAAMLDGAGKARVFWRIALPMSRGPLITIGLITVVWAWKDYLWPLLIGRDESVRTMTVALGVYLQQSPNTQPDWTGLMAGSTLSVIPVLILLIFLGRRIVESLNFTGIK, encoded by the coding sequence ATGACCATGACACGACCCGTGACACCCGTCCTCACTCCCGGCGCGGAGCAGCCCTCCCGTCCCGCGCGCGACACCATCCGCCGCCGCTTTTCGATCGGTCGCGCCCTCGGCTGGGCGGTCCTGATCATCTCGCTCGTCCTGACCCTGTTCCCCTTCTACTGGATGCTGAAGACGGCGCTCACGCCCGCCGCGGACGTCATCCGGGATTCCGGTTCGCTCTTCCCCGGCAGCCCGACCCTGATCAACTTCGCGCGCGTGCTCGGCTTCCTGACGCCGGCGCAGGACCAGGCCGCCGGCGGATCCGGCGCGTCGATCAACTTCCTCCTGTACCTGTGGAACTCGATCATCTACTGCTCCCTCATCGGGTTCTTCCAGACGCTGTTCTGCGCAATGGGAGGGTACGCGTTCGCGCGGCTCCGGTTCCCCGGCCGCAACGCGCTGTTCGCCGTGCTCATCGCCGCGCTCATGGTCCCCGGCATCTTCACGCTGCTGCCGAACTTCGTCCTCGTCCGCGACCTGGGCCTCCTCAACAACATCTTCGGGATGGTCGCGCCGAGCCTGCTGATGACCCCGTTCGCGCTCTTCTTCCTGCGCCAGTTCTTCCTCAACATCCCCGTGGATGTGGAGGAGGCGGCGATGCTCGACGGCGCGGGCAAGGCTCGCGTGTTCTGGCGCATCGCCCTCCCGATGAGCCGCGGTCCGCTCATCACGATCGGCCTCATCACCGTCGTCTGGGCGTGGAAGGACTACCTCTGGCCGCTCCTGATCGGACGCGACGAGAGCGTCCGCACCATGACCGTCGCCCTCGGTGTGTACCTGCAGCAGTCGCCCAACACCCAGCCCGACTGGACGGGACTGATGGCCGGCTCGACGCTGTCCGTCATCCCCGTGCTCATCCTGCTCATCTTCCTCGGCCGGCGGATCGTCGAGTCGCTCAACTTCACCGGCATCAAATGA
- a CDS encoding response regulator transcription factor: MIRVLVVDDQPLARAGISALVEAEPDLEVVGAAADGMEALRLVSELRPDVICLDIRMPLMDGIQVANRIAELDGPRPAILILTTFDIDDYVFRALEAGVAGFLLKDSEPDELVRAIRSIADGHGTLDRTLTRRIVDEYVHRRRLQPLDATAALKILTPRERDILLLLAQGMSNDEIAGTLVIEVATVKSHMARLLPKLGVRSRLQAVAWAYQNKVIAPS, translated from the coding sequence GTGATCCGGGTTCTCGTCGTCGACGATCAACCGCTGGCCCGCGCCGGCATCTCGGCGCTCGTCGAGGCGGAGCCCGACCTCGAGGTCGTCGGAGCAGCCGCCGACGGGATGGAGGCACTCCGCCTGGTGTCGGAACTGCGCCCCGACGTGATCTGCCTGGACATCCGCATGCCGTTGATGGACGGCATCCAGGTCGCCAACCGGATCGCGGAGCTCGACGGCCCGCGCCCGGCGATCCTCATCCTCACCACCTTCGATATCGACGACTACGTGTTCCGCGCCCTGGAGGCCGGCGTCGCGGGCTTCCTCCTCAAGGACTCCGAGCCGGACGAGCTCGTCCGCGCCATCCGCTCGATCGCCGACGGCCACGGGACGCTGGACCGCACGCTGACGCGCCGGATCGTCGACGAGTACGTCCACCGGCGACGGCTGCAGCCTCTCGACGCCACCGCCGCGCTGAAGATCCTCACGCCGCGCGAGCGGGACATCCTGCTCCTCCTCGCGCAGGGGATGTCCAACGACGAGATCGCAGGGACCCTCGTCATCGAGGTGGCCACGGTCAAGTCGCACATGGCGCGTCTCCTGCCCAAGCTGGGGGTGCGCTCGCGTCTCCAGGCGGTGGCCTGGGCCTACCAGAACAAGGTCATCGCGCCCTCCTGA
- a CDS encoding alpha-galactosidase: protein MTTTDLPADVFLHLTAGGVSVVLDAAAGRLPAVVHWGPFLGPQSSDSIRALAAAVEEPDTGNVVDQAVRVALLPEHHAGWEGRPGVIGHRGGADWSPLFTVASIDVATEAGGDVRRDGRLVEVGPATATFRAHDTVAGLELTVEFELLASGLVRTRAAIANVGSGVYEVSELNVALPVPTRAREILDFAGRWSKERIPQRRELVVGIHEREGRKGRTGPDAATVLSVGVPGFGFQRGEVWGIHVAFSGNHRHYAERLSTGAQVVGGGELLLPGEILLETGGSYRGPWVYGAYGDGLDDQAHHFHRYLRARPTHPRRPRPVTLNVWEAVYFDHDLDRLLGLADRAAAVGVERFVLDDGWFQGRRDDTSGLGDWVVDTQVWPDGLGPLIDHVRGLGMEFGLWFEPEMISEDSDLARAHPEWIMQTGGRLPLRSRNQQVLNLGIAEAFDHILDRMTAILTEYDIAYIKWDHNRDLIDAGTYPIGAAGVHEQTLAAYRLMDELKRRFPGLEIESCSSGGARVDLGVLERTDRVWVSDCVDPLERQQMNRWTMQLLPAELLGSHVGSRVNHTTGRDLALSFRAGTAVFGHFGIEWDLARATDRDLHDLTEWVRFHKAHRALLHTGELVRADPVDPAFQLYGAIASDKAEAVFFLAFLGRPNESPHGRFTIPGLDPDTRYRVAPVVVGTPDPGRADPLWYADGRGTVLTGRTLAAVGLQVPRSLPERVVVLHISAV from the coding sequence GTGACGACCACCGACCTGCCCGCCGACGTGTTCCTCCACCTCACGGCGGGCGGCGTGAGCGTGGTGCTCGACGCCGCCGCCGGCCGGTTGCCCGCGGTCGTGCACTGGGGTCCGTTCCTCGGGCCTCAGAGCAGCGACAGCATCCGCGCGCTCGCCGCCGCCGTCGAGGAGCCCGACACCGGCAACGTGGTCGACCAGGCGGTGCGCGTGGCCCTGCTGCCCGAGCACCATGCGGGGTGGGAGGGGCGGCCTGGCGTGATCGGACATCGGGGCGGTGCCGACTGGTCCCCGCTGTTCACGGTGGCATCGATCGACGTGGCCACGGAAGCAGGGGGCGACGTGCGTCGTGACGGCCGCCTGGTGGAGGTCGGGCCTGCCACGGCGACCTTCCGCGCCCACGACACGGTGGCCGGTCTGGAGCTGACGGTGGAGTTCGAGCTGCTGGCCAGCGGGCTCGTGCGCACCCGAGCCGCGATCGCCAACGTCGGTTCCGGCGTCTACGAGGTCTCGGAGCTGAATGTCGCCCTCCCCGTGCCGACGCGCGCGCGGGAGATACTCGACTTCGCCGGTCGCTGGAGCAAGGAGCGCATCCCGCAGCGCCGCGAACTCGTCGTGGGCATCCACGAGCGCGAGGGGCGAAAGGGGCGCACAGGTCCCGACGCCGCCACGGTGCTCAGCGTCGGCGTCCCCGGCTTCGGCTTCCAGCGTGGAGAGGTCTGGGGCATCCACGTGGCCTTCAGCGGCAACCACCGCCACTACGCCGAGCGGCTGTCGACGGGGGCGCAGGTGGTCGGTGGAGGCGAGCTGCTCCTGCCGGGCGAGATCCTCCTCGAGACGGGCGGGAGCTACCGCGGCCCCTGGGTCTACGGTGCGTACGGCGACGGATTGGACGACCAGGCGCACCATTTCCATCGATACCTGCGCGCGCGACCGACGCATCCCCGGCGCCCCCGGCCGGTGACCCTGAACGTCTGGGAGGCCGTCTACTTCGACCACGACCTCGACCGGCTGCTCGGCCTCGCCGACCGTGCGGCCGCGGTGGGCGTGGAGCGTTTCGTGCTCGACGACGGCTGGTTCCAGGGGCGCCGCGACGACACCAGCGGTCTCGGCGACTGGGTGGTCGACACGCAGGTCTGGCCGGACGGTCTCGGACCGCTGATCGACCATGTCCGCGGGCTCGGGATGGAGTTCGGGCTCTGGTTCGAGCCGGAGATGATCAGCGAGGACAGCGACCTGGCTCGCGCGCATCCCGAGTGGATCATGCAGACCGGTGGCCGACTGCCGCTCCGCTCCCGCAACCAGCAGGTGCTCAATCTCGGAATCGCGGAAGCGTTCGACCACATCCTGGACCGCATGACGGCGATCCTCACCGAGTACGACATCGCCTACATCAAGTGGGATCACAACCGCGACCTCATCGACGCCGGGACGTATCCGATAGGAGCAGCAGGCGTTCACGAACAGACCCTCGCCGCGTACCGGCTGATGGACGAGCTGAAGCGCCGGTTCCCCGGACTGGAGATCGAGTCCTGCTCGTCGGGCGGCGCCCGCGTCGATCTCGGGGTGCTGGAGCGGACCGATCGCGTGTGGGTCAGCGACTGCGTCGACCCGCTCGAACGCCAGCAGATGAACCGTTGGACGATGCAGCTGCTCCCTGCCGAACTCCTCGGGTCGCACGTCGGGTCACGGGTGAACCACACCACCGGTCGTGACCTCGCGCTGTCGTTCCGCGCGGGTACCGCGGTGTTCGGACACTTCGGGATCGAGTGGGATCTCGCACGGGCGACGGACCGCGACCTGCACGACCTGACCGAATGGGTGCGCTTCCACAAGGCCCACCGAGCACTTCTCCACACCGGCGAGCTGGTGCGCGCCGACCCGGTGGACCCCGCTTTCCAGCTGTACGGCGCGATCGCGTCGGACAAGGCCGAGGCGGTGTTCTTCCTCGCCTTCCTGGGGCGCCCGAACGAGTCACCGCACGGCCGCTTCACGATTCCCGGTCTCGATCCGGACACCCGCTATCGCGTGGCGCCGGTCGTCGTGGGCACCCCCGATCCGGGTCGCGCAGACCCGCTCTGGTATGCCGACGGGAGGGGGACGGTGCTGACGGGCCGAACTCTCGCCGCGGTCGGTCTCCAGGTTCCGCGGTCGCTGCCCGAGCGGGTGGTCGTGCTGCACATCTCCGCGGTGTGA
- a CDS encoding DUF4832 domain-containing protein — MKRIIPAVIASLALAAAAVIAPAIGAAPTPPSTAGTPGWTALAAGSEPQSNPLKGFIPYQGSYSAFPYTMEWAYFPVNAVMSGPNTFNWSSVDSVLNDIASRGHQTAFRFYLDYPTKPSGIPQYLLNGGLVTHSYNDYGNNGVSVSPNYDDPNLRTAMDQFIAALGARYDGDARVGFVQAGLLGFWGEWHTYPYNGTNGQPDWFASSATQGEILNDFVNAFHTTKLEVRQPNSQNASLPIGYHDDSFALETKTSSLGWHFMDNMAAAGATNKWKTQSIGGELRPELQSCIFSTSGCPVIEDGGDNDFPGSVSQTHVSWLLNQYAFQTGYSSSDKPRALAGAQSMGYSLRATEALVPATIATGSSPSVGITIANIGIAPFYYSWPITLALVDASGAIVKTSTTSWHVSDIASGASAQFTGTFPTSGVANGTYRMVAQVTNPLSGGAPIRFANATQDSVKSGWLTLGTTTISTGGTTAASYEAESTSNTLTGTAVVASCSGCSGGSKVGYVGNGATLAVNGVTGGVASFRIAYASAVARTATVKVDNGTATSVSFPATADWNTVGTVTVNVAIPSGSGHTITIANPTGWAPDIDRITTG, encoded by the coding sequence ATGAAGAGGATCATCCCCGCGGTCATCGCGTCGCTCGCGCTCGCCGCAGCGGCCGTGATCGCGCCGGCGATCGGAGCGGCGCCGACACCGCCCTCCACCGCAGGAACACCCGGCTGGACCGCGCTCGCCGCGGGCTCCGAGCCGCAATCGAACCCGCTCAAGGGCTTCATCCCGTACCAGGGGTCGTACTCGGCTTTCCCGTACACGATGGAATGGGCCTACTTTCCGGTGAACGCCGTGATGAGCGGGCCCAACACCTTCAACTGGTCGTCGGTCGACAGCGTGCTCAACGACATCGCCTCGCGCGGGCACCAGACGGCGTTCCGCTTCTACCTCGACTATCCGACGAAGCCGAGCGGCATCCCGCAGTACCTGCTCAATGGCGGCCTGGTGACGCACTCCTACAACGACTACGGCAACAACGGCGTCAGCGTCTCGCCGAACTACGACGACCCCAACCTGCGCACCGCCATGGACCAGTTCATCGCCGCGCTCGGCGCCCGGTACGACGGCGACGCCCGCGTCGGCTTCGTCCAGGCGGGACTCCTGGGCTTCTGGGGCGAGTGGCACACCTATCCGTACAACGGGACGAACGGCCAGCCGGACTGGTTCGCCTCGAGCGCGACGCAGGGCGAGATCCTCAACGACTTCGTCAATGCGTTCCACACCACGAAGCTCGAAGTGCGGCAGCCGAACAGCCAGAACGCCTCCCTGCCGATCGGCTACCATGACGACTCCTTCGCGCTGGAGACCAAGACCAGCTCGCTGGGATGGCACTTCATGGACAACATGGCGGCCGCGGGTGCGACGAACAAGTGGAAGACCCAGTCCATCGGCGGGGAGCTGCGACCCGAGCTCCAGTCGTGCATCTTCAGCACGTCCGGCTGCCCGGTCATCGAGGACGGCGGGGACAACGACTTCCCCGGCAGCGTCAGCCAGACCCACGTGAGCTGGCTGCTGAACCAGTACGCCTTCCAGACCGGCTACTCGTCGTCGGACAAGCCGCGTGCCCTCGCCGGCGCGCAGTCGATGGGCTACTCCCTGCGGGCCACGGAGGCGCTGGTGCCGGCGACGATCGCGACGGGGAGCAGCCCTTCCGTCGGGATCACGATCGCGAACATCGGGATCGCGCCGTTCTACTACAGCTGGCCGATCACCCTCGCGCTGGTGGACGCGTCGGGCGCGATCGTGAAGACGTCGACCACGTCCTGGCACGTCTCCGACATCGCGAGCGGGGCCTCCGCCCAGTTCACGGGGACCTTCCCGACGAGCGGCGTCGCGAACGGCACGTACCGGATGGTCGCCCAGGTGACCAACCCGCTGTCGGGCGGCGCGCCGATCCGGTTCGCCAACGCGACGCAGGACTCGGTGAAGTCCGGCTGGCTCACGCTCGGCACGACGACCATCTCGACCGGCGGGACGACCGCCGCCAGTTACGAAGCGGAGTCCACGTCGAACACGCTCACCGGCACCGCGGTCGTGGCCTCGTGCTCGGGATGCTCCGGCGGCTCGAAGGTCGGCTACGTCGGCAACGGGGCGACGCTCGCGGTCAACGGAGTCACGGGCGGGGTGGCGAGCTTCCGCATCGCGTACGCCTCGGCTGTCGCCCGGACCGCGACGGTCAAGGTCGACAACGGCACGGCCACGTCGGTCAGCTTCCCGGCGACCGCGGACTGGAACACCGTCGGCACGGTGACGGTGAACGTGGCCATCCCATCCGGCTCCGGGCACACGATCACCATCGCCAACCCGACGGGATGGGCACCTGACATCGATCGGATCACCACCGGCTGA
- a CDS encoding type II CAAX endopeptidase family protein — MRAHPLLVFFVLANLLSWTAWLPYVLSQNGLGVWAFRFPEVLGSSQISGVLPGAYLGPIASAFLVTAVVAGRPGLRAWAGRLWRWRVPARWYAITLLGVPAAMLLTGLVFSGGRIASPTTAALVAFVPVLLLQFVTTGLAEEPGWRDFALPRLQARFSPLRAAFILGPLWALWHMPLFLTDWGGYPHASWWRPLVFAAFCIFFNIVMSWVFNRTGQSLPLSMLMHVSVNTFASVMWAQLFPTIEGELPLIAMAAGAAVAAAAIIVTTRGRLGLPASTSIDAGRADAHADL; from the coding sequence GTGCGAGCGCACCCTCTGCTGGTGTTCTTCGTGCTCGCGAACCTGTTGAGCTGGACCGCCTGGCTGCCCTATGTGCTGTCGCAGAACGGTCTCGGCGTCTGGGCCTTCCGCTTCCCGGAGGTCCTGGGCAGCAGCCAGATCTCCGGCGTCCTCCCGGGCGCCTACCTCGGGCCCATCGCCTCCGCGTTCCTCGTCACTGCCGTTGTCGCAGGCCGCCCGGGACTCCGCGCGTGGGCCGGGCGACTGTGGAGGTGGCGGGTACCCGCTCGCTGGTATGCGATCACGCTGCTGGGGGTGCCGGCCGCCATGCTCCTGACCGGGCTCGTGTTCTCGGGTGGCCGGATCGCTTCGCCGACGACCGCAGCCCTCGTCGCGTTCGTCCCCGTCCTGCTGCTCCAGTTCGTGACCACCGGGCTCGCGGAGGAGCCGGGCTGGCGCGATTTCGCGCTGCCCCGGCTGCAGGCCCGGTTCTCCCCGCTGCGGGCCGCTTTCATCCTCGGGCCGCTGTGGGCGTTGTGGCACATGCCCCTCTTCCTGACGGACTGGGGCGGATATCCGCACGCGTCGTGGTGGCGGCCGCTCGTCTTCGCCGCGTTCTGCATCTTCTTCAACATCGTCATGTCGTGGGTGTTCAACCGCACCGGGCAGAGTCTCCCGCTGTCGATGCTGATGCACGTGAGCGTCAACACGTTCGCCTCGGTGATGTGGGCGCAGCTCTTCCCGACGATCGAGGGGGAGCTCCCGCTGATCGCGATGGCCGCCGGTGCGGCGGTCGCCGCGGCGGCGATCATCGTGACGACACGTGGTCGTCTCGGGCTCCCCGCCTCCACGTCCATCGACGCCGGTCGGGCCGATGCGCACGCCGACCTATGA